A window of Dromiciops gliroides isolate mDroGli1 chromosome X, mDroGli1.pri, whole genome shotgun sequence contains these coding sequences:
- the APEX2 gene encoding DNA-(apurinic or apyrimidinic site) endonuclease 2, producing the protein MRLVSWNINGIRRSPEALRRLLDSLGADVTCLQETRVTRDLLEEPLAIVEGYNSYFSFSRGRSGYSGVATFCKNNATPSAAEEGLTSLLTNHQGAVGSYGNTEEFTEDELRALDSEGRAVLTQHQIRTSDGHEKTLTIMNVYCPHADPDKPERLTYKLRFYRLLQLRAEALLRAGSHVIILGDVNTSHRPLDHCDPADLACFEENPGRQWLTEFLWQPDRDSGLFVDSFRHFHPTKAGAFTCWSTATGARLTNYGTRLDYILGDRALVLGEFEDSFLMPDVEGSDHCPVGATLRAELIPAARCPPLCTRYLPEFAGRQQKLSRFLVKLDTDPQEPTSAQSREEKNSGVLPKNRAKGACGDPVRGQQSLLRFFQAGRPPEKPPVTKAQEPETEPASQDPRAEALLPPEPGKGRAAFWKAVLKGPPRPPLCKGHGEPCVLRTVRKAGPNFGRHFYVCSRPIGHTSNPAARCDFFLWVPGKTPAAH; encoded by the exons ATGCGGCTGGTGAGCTGGAACATCAATGGGATCCGGCGATCGCCCGAGGCCCTGAGGCGCCTGCTCGACTCTCTGGGGGCCGATGTGACCTGCCTGCAGGAGACCCGAGTCACTC GGGACCTGCTGGAAGAGCCCCTGGCCATTGTGGAAGGATACAATTCCTACTTTAGCTTCAGCCGAGGTCGCAGTGGCTACTCAG GTGTGGCCACCTTCTGTAAAAATAATGCCACTCCAAGTGCAGCAGAAGAAGGCCTGACCAGCCTGCTGACCAATCACCAGGGTGCTGTGGGCTCCTACGGGAACACGGAGGAGTTCACTGAAGATGAGTTGCGGGCTCTGGACAGCGAAGGCCGGGCAGTCCTCACTCAGCACCAGATACG CACTTCAGATGGTCATGAAAAGACCTTGACGATAATGAACGTCTACTGCCCCCATGCAGACCCTGACAAGCCAGAACGGTTGACCTACAAGCTGCGTTTCTACCGACTCCTGCAACTTCGAGCTGAAGCCCTCCTGCGGGCAGGCAG CCATGTGATCATTCTGGGTGATGTGAACACATCTCACCGGCCTCTGGACCATTGTGACCCTGCTGATCTG GCATGCTTTGAAGAGAACCCCGGGCGCCAGTGGCTCACAGAGTTCCTGTGGCAGCCTGACAGGGACAGCGGGCTGTTTGTTGACAGTTTCCGCCACTTCCACCCAACCAAAGCCGGTGCCTTCACCTGCTGGTCGACTGCTACAGGAGCCCGCCTCACCAACTACGGCACCCGGCTCGACTATATCCTTGGTGACAGAGCCCTGGTGCTCGGGGAGTTTGAGGACTCCTTCCTCATGCCTGACGTGGAAGGCTCCGACCACTGCCCCGTGGGGGCCACCCTGAGGGCTGAGCTCATCCCCGCAGCCCGATGTCCCCCACTGTGTACCCGCTACCTGCCCGAGTTTGCTGGGCGGCAGCAGAAACTCTCACGCTTCCTGGTCAAACTAGACACAGACCCTCAGGAGCCCACCTCAGCCCAGTCCCGAGAAGAAAAGAACAGCGGGGTGCTGCCCAAGAACCGGGCCAAGGGAGCCTGTGGGGACCCAGTCCGAGGCCAGCAGAGCCTCCTTAGGTTTTTCCAGGCAGGCCGTCCCCCTGAAAAGCCCCCCGTCACCAAAGCCCAGGAGCCTGAGACTGAGCCAGCCAGCCAGGACCCCAGGGCAGAGGCACTGCTACCCCCTGAGCCAGGCAAGGGCCGGGCAGCATTTTGGAAGGCTGTTCTGAAAGGCCCCCCTCGTCCTCCCCTGTGCAAGGGCCACGGGGAGCCCTGTGTGCTGCGCACAGTGAGGAAAGCCGGGCCCAACTTCGGCCGGCACTTCTATGTCTGTTCACGGCCTATAGGCCACACGAGCAACCCTGCTGCTCGCTGTGACTTCTTTCTCTGGGTCCCTGGGAAGACCCCAGCTGCTCATTAA